A genomic window from Synechococcus sp. CBW1107 includes:
- a CDS encoding type I restriction endonuclease subunit R produces the protein MTPDISERVLEDAIEASLLNSRYHKRTPEQYDRSLCLLSQDLLDFVLATQPKPWKQLTQHHGAAVREQFLRRVAAEIERRGTLDVLRQGVKDSGCKFRLAYFQPASGLNEETRRLHGANLFSVVRQLRYSTRNENSLDLVLFLNGIPLFTAELKNPLSGQNVEDAIHQYKATRDPREPLFSYGRCLGHFAVDSELVYVASQLAKEKTRFLPFNQGRFGGAGNPPVPPTRSGYATAYLWEQIWAPSSVLDLVRQFIHEVEEEDDKGRKTGKRFLIFPRYQQLDAVRRLVADARSRGPGQRYLIQHSAGSGKSFTIAWLAHQLSTLHNASDERVFDSIVVITDRRILDRQLQSTIRQFEQTLGVVETIDTTSRQLKDALESGKTIIVTTLQKFPVIAQQIGELPGKRFAVIVDEAHSSQSGESTKSLKAVLSAPSLAAAESEEETATSLEEELEGTILAEMEKRGQQPNMSTFAFTATPKPKTLELFGVRRPDGTFAPFHLYSMRQAIEEGFILDVLANYTTYQAFWRLLKKVEDDPRYDKRKAEYLLKSFVELHPHAIGEKVRICVEHFAANTQDQIDRLAKAMVVTRSRLHAVRYKLAINRYLAEHGYPFKALVAFSGTVQDGGKSYTESGMNGIPEAQTASTFEQAEVRFLIVANKFQTGFDQPLLHTMYVDKKLGGVGAVQTLSRLNRTHPKKTGTLVVDFANDADTIKKAFEPYYEATLLSEATDPNILYEIETRLSAFPVYTPADINAFAQVFFSPKGTQDGIYQVLLPLVDRFEALGVDERHEFRGQLTDYVRLYAFLAQVLPFSDADLEKLYQFARYLRRLLPADQPELPREVQQNIDMESYRIQETSSGGIPLERGNGALKPVGTKGGHTAAPEELETLSRIVAELNERFGLNLGTEHRLTLSQMMDRLADDVALDAAARVNTRENVRLTFDQKVENVIQDIVDSNFDLYKRITDDAAFGETVKNCIRSGGVTARGEHRPC, from the coding sequence ATGACACCTGACATCTCCGAACGTGTTCTTGAAGACGCGATCGAAGCATCCCTGCTCAACAGTCGTTACCACAAACGCACCCCTGAGCAGTACGACCGCAGCCTCTGCCTGCTCTCACAGGACCTGCTCGACTTCGTGCTCGCCACCCAGCCGAAGCCATGGAAGCAGCTCACCCAGCACCATGGCGCCGCCGTGCGCGAGCAGTTCCTGCGCCGTGTTGCAGCCGAGATCGAGCGCCGCGGCACACTCGATGTGTTGCGCCAGGGCGTCAAGGATTCCGGCTGCAAGTTCCGGCTTGCCTACTTCCAACCCGCCAGCGGCCTGAACGAGGAAACCCGCAGGCTCCATGGCGCCAATCTCTTCTCCGTGGTGCGCCAGCTCCGCTACAGCACCCGCAATGAGAACAGCCTCGATCTGGTGCTGTTCCTCAATGGCATCCCCCTGTTCACCGCCGAACTGAAGAACCCCCTCTCGGGCCAGAACGTCGAAGACGCGATTCACCAGTACAAGGCCACCCGCGATCCCCGCGAACCACTGTTCTCCTACGGACGCTGTCTGGGCCACTTCGCAGTGGATTCCGAACTGGTCTATGTGGCCTCCCAGCTGGCGAAGGAGAAAACCCGCTTCCTTCCCTTCAACCAGGGGCGTTTCGGCGGTGCCGGCAACCCTCCTGTTCCACCCACCCGTTCCGGTTACGCCACCGCCTACCTCTGGGAGCAGATCTGGGCGCCCTCCAGCGTGCTGGATCTGGTGCGGCAGTTCATCCACGAGGTGGAAGAGGAAGACGACAAGGGCCGCAAGACCGGCAAACGCTTTCTGATCTTTCCTCGCTACCAGCAGCTCGACGCCGTGCGCCGCCTGGTGGCCGATGCGCGCAGCCGTGGCCCCGGCCAGCGCTACCTGATCCAGCACTCGGCCGGCAGCGGTAAGAGCTTCACGATCGCCTGGCTCGCCCACCAGCTCAGCACCCTCCACAACGCCTCCGATGAGCGGGTGTTCGATTCGATCGTGGTGATCACCGATCGCCGCATCCTCGATCGCCAGTTGCAGAGCACCATCCGCCAGTTCGAGCAGACTCTCGGCGTGGTCGAAACCATCGACACCACCTCCCGCCAACTGAAGGACGCGCTCGAATCCGGCAAGACGATCATCGTCACCACCCTCCAGAAGTTCCCGGTGATTGCCCAGCAGATCGGGGAACTGCCAGGCAAGCGCTTCGCCGTGATCGTGGATGAGGCCCACTCCTCCCAGTCGGGCGAAAGCACCAAGAGCCTCAAGGCCGTGCTCAGTGCCCCCTCCTTGGCGGCTGCCGAAAGCGAGGAAGAAACCGCCACTTCCCTAGAGGAGGAACTCGAAGGCACGATCCTGGCCGAGATGGAGAAGCGTGGCCAGCAGCCCAACATGTCCACCTTCGCCTTCACCGCTACCCCCAAGCCCAAGACTCTCGAGCTCTTTGGCGTGCGCCGGCCCGATGGAACCTTTGCGCCGTTTCACCTGTACAGCATGCGCCAGGCGATCGAGGAGGGCTTCATCCTCGATGTGCTCGCCAACTACACCACCTATCAGGCCTTCTGGCGCCTGCTCAAGAAGGTTGAGGATGACCCCCGCTACGACAAGCGCAAGGCGGAATACCTGCTCAAATCCTTCGTGGAACTCCATCCCCACGCCATCGGTGAGAAGGTGCGGATCTGCGTGGAGCATTTCGCCGCCAATACGCAGGATCAGATCGATCGCCTGGCCAAAGCGATGGTGGTGACGCGCTCACGCCTCCATGCCGTTCGCTACAAGCTGGCCATCAATCGCTATCTCGCCGAGCACGGCTATCCCTTCAAGGCGCTGGTGGCCTTCTCCGGCACCGTGCAGGACGGCGGCAAGAGCTACACCGAATCCGGCATGAACGGGATCCCAGAAGCGCAGACCGCCAGCACCTTCGAGCAGGCTGAGGTCCGTTTCCTGATCGTGGCCAACAAGTTTCAGACCGGCTTCGATCAGCCCCTGCTCCACACCATGTATGTGGACAAGAAGCTCGGGGGTGTGGGTGCGGTGCAGACCCTCTCACGTCTGAACCGCACCCATCCCAAGAAGACTGGAACGCTGGTAGTGGACTTCGCCAATGACGCAGACACGATCAAGAAGGCGTTCGAACCCTATTACGAAGCGACCCTGCTCTCGGAAGCCACCGATCCCAACATCCTCTACGAAATCGAAACGCGCCTCTCGGCCTTCCCCGTCTACACCCCAGCCGATATCAACGCCTTCGCCCAGGTGTTCTTCAGCCCGAAGGGCACCCAAGACGGCATCTACCAGGTGTTGCTGCCGCTGGTGGATCGTTTCGAAGCCCTCGGCGTCGACGAGAGGCACGAATTCCGCGGACAGCTCACCGACTACGTACGCCTCTATGCCTTCCTCGCTCAGGTGCTGCCCTTCTCTGATGCCGATCTCGAAAAGCTCTACCAGTTCGCCCGCTACCTGCGCCGGCTGCTCCCAGCTGATCAACCGGAACTGCCGCGTGAGGTGCAGCAGAACATCGACATGGAGTCGTACCGCATCCAGGAAACCAGCAGTGGTGGCATCCCCTTGGAGCGGGGCAATGGCGCGCTGAAGCCAGTAGGCACGAAAGGCGGACACACCGCCGCACCGGAAGAGCTGGAGACGCTCTCGCGCATCGTGGCCGAGCTCAACGAGCGCTTCGGGCTGAACCTCGGGACCGAGCACCGCCTCACCCTCAGCCAGATGATGGATCGCCTGGCCGATGATGTGGCCCTCGATGCCGCAGCGCGCGTCAACACCCGCGAGAACGTCCGACTCACCTTTGATCAGAAGGTGGAGAATGTGATCCAAGACATCGTTGATTCCAACTTCGATCTCTACAAGCGCATCACCGACGACGCGGCCTTCGGTGAAACCGTCAAAAACTGTATCCGTTCAGGGGGCGTGACAGCTCGCGGCGAACATCGGCCCTGCTGA
- a CDS encoding GNAT family N-acetyltransferase, translated as MASPLQIRPFEPLDWRGVWRLLEPVFRAGETFPHDPAITEAEAQVAWVEQNQAVMVAVDAAGAVVGTYYLRPNSLRLGAHVANAGYVVAEHCRRQGIGSRLCQHSLQAARRLGFRAMQFNLVVSTNTAGIRCWQHNGFQIVGTLPGAFRHKQLGYVDALVMFKGLVEGPSA; from the coding sequence GTGGCATCCCCGCTGCAGATCCGCCCGTTTGAGCCCCTCGACTGGCGTGGAGTGTGGCGGCTGCTGGAGCCAGTGTTCCGCGCTGGCGAGACCTTCCCCCACGACCCGGCGATCACGGAGGCCGAGGCCCAGGTGGCCTGGGTGGAGCAGAACCAGGCGGTGATGGTGGCTGTGGATGCCGCCGGGGCCGTGGTGGGCACGTATTACCTGAGGCCCAACTCCCTGCGCCTCGGCGCCCATGTCGCCAACGCGGGCTACGTGGTGGCCGAGCACTGCCGGCGCCAGGGAATCGGCAGCCGCCTCTGCCAGCACTCCCTGCAGGCGGCTCGGCGGCTGGGGTTCCGGGCGATGCAGTTCAACCTGGTGGTGAGCACGAACACCGCTGGCATCCGTTGCTGGCAGCACAACGGCTTTCAGATCGTCGGCACCCTGCCGGGGGCCTTTCGCCACAAGCAGTTGGGCTATGTCGATGCCCTGGTGATGTTCAAGGGTCTGGTGGAGGGGCCAAGCGCATGA
- a CDS encoding secondary thiamine-phosphate synthase enzyme YjbQ, giving the protein MPPAPAMPIIKAVIVSPFDAAMRELLHFATHRAQELVDITEAVTAVVRRSGIANGLVHVYAQGATAAVMIQENWDESVQEDVIDFLRQQIPKGVWKHDAQDGNGDAHLKAGLVGPSETIPLIDGHLGLSRWQNIFFCEFDGPRQQRSLVVTVLAA; this is encoded by the coding sequence ATGCCACCGGCGCCGGCGATGCCGATCATCAAGGCTGTGATTGTCTCGCCCTTTGATGCCGCCATGCGTGAGCTGCTGCACTTCGCCACCCATCGGGCCCAGGAGCTGGTGGACATCACTGAGGCCGTGACCGCGGTGGTGCGGCGCAGCGGCATCGCCAACGGGCTGGTGCATGTCTACGCCCAGGGCGCTACCGCGGCTGTGATGATTCAGGAGAACTGGGATGAGAGCGTTCAGGAGGACGTGATCGATTTCCTGCGCCAGCAGATCCCGAAAGGTGTCTGGAAGCATGACGCCCAGGACGGCAACGGTGATGCCCACCTCAAAGCCGGTCTGGTGGGGCCGTCGGAAACCATCCCGCTGATCGACGGGCACCTGGGCCTCTCGCGCTGGCAGAACATCTTCTTCTGCGAGTTCGATGGCCCGCGCCAGCAGCGCTCGTTGGTGGTCACGGTGCTGGCCGCCTGA
- a CDS encoding IS66 family transposase produces MTAHPAGIPEADWLETPASVRALINAQQQEIELLRGQLTSLATELANLRERIGRSSRNSSKPPSSDGLGFKPPERRKGSGRKRGGQQGHPGSGPELLSIERVDQVVDHHPDACRRCGTLLQGEDLDPLRHQVIEIPPITPLVIEHRLHRLVCPCCSTSTCASLPADVEASHYGPRLSALVGLLGSAFPLSFSKTQALLQQLVGVEMSRGAIGRVRQRLSAALEQPMQEALAFARVQPVAYVDETGAPTGNADGNNPTGKRGWQWVMVTAVVTVFVQGLSRSTTAAIELLGNAFGGIVVSDRFSAYNHLPTKQRQLCWAHLIRDLTAIAERPGASAEFGAQLLGLQQQLFGHWHRYKEGKIDWPALQQSCRPIRQTFETTLQRVVELGYQRGERTPWASTVRTCQQLQKVTGGLWTFLENEGIEPTNNAAERALRQSVIQRKISQGVQSRQGAICRSRLLTVTTTLRQQGRDVWEFLEQAWIAHHRDGVMPSLLSDP; encoded by the coding sequence ATGACCGCACATCCGGCTGGAATTCCAGAAGCCGACTGGCTGGAAACTCCCGCCAGCGTCAGAGCGCTGATCAACGCCCAGCAGCAGGAGATCGAGCTGTTGCGCGGCCAACTCACCTCCTTGGCCACCGAGTTGGCAAACCTGCGTGAGCGGATCGGACGCAGCTCTCGCAACTCATCCAAACCTCCCTCCAGTGATGGTCTGGGTTTTAAGCCGCCAGAACGGCGCAAGGGCAGTGGCCGCAAGCGGGGCGGCCAGCAGGGCCATCCCGGATCCGGACCAGAGCTGCTGTCGATCGAGCGGGTGGATCAGGTGGTGGATCACCACCCTGATGCCTGCCGCCGCTGTGGCACCTTGCTCCAGGGAGAGGATCTCGATCCCCTGCGCCATCAGGTGATCGAGATCCCGCCGATTACCCCGCTGGTGATCGAGCACCGGCTGCATCGCCTGGTCTGCCCCTGCTGTTCCACCAGCACCTGCGCCTCGTTGCCGGCGGATGTGGAGGCCAGTCACTACGGCCCAAGGCTCAGTGCACTGGTGGGCCTGCTGGGCAGTGCCTTTCCGTTGAGTTTCAGCAAGACCCAGGCCCTGCTCCAGCAGCTGGTAGGAGTGGAGATGAGCCGCGGCGCGATTGGACGGGTCCGCCAGCGCTTGAGTGCAGCACTGGAGCAGCCCATGCAGGAGGCCCTTGCTTTTGCCCGCGTGCAGCCGGTGGCCTACGTAGATGAAACTGGCGCCCCCACCGGCAATGCCGACGGCAACAATCCCACTGGAAAGCGGGGCTGGCAGTGGGTCATGGTCACCGCCGTGGTGACGGTATTTGTGCAAGGGCTGAGTCGATCGACGACCGCTGCCATCGAGCTGCTGGGGAACGCCTTTGGCGGGATTGTGGTGAGCGATCGCTTCTCGGCCTACAACCACCTGCCCACCAAGCAGCGCCAGCTGTGCTGGGCGCACCTGATCCGCGACCTGACGGCCATCGCCGAACGCCCGGGCGCCAGCGCTGAATTCGGAGCCCAGCTGCTGGGCCTGCAGCAGCAGCTGTTTGGCCACTGGCACCGCTACAAGGAGGGAAAGATTGACTGGCCCGCCTTGCAGCAAAGCTGCCGGCCGATCCGCCAGACCTTTGAGACCACGCTGCAGCGGGTAGTAGAGCTCGGCTACCAGCGCGGCGAGCGAACGCCTTGGGCCAGCACAGTGCGCACGTGCCAGCAGCTCCAGAAGGTGACAGGTGGGTTGTGGACCTTCCTGGAGAACGAGGGAATAGAGCCCACCAACAACGCCGCAGAACGTGCCCTGCGCCAATCGGTGATTCAGCGCAAGATCAGTCAAGGAGTCCAATCCCGCCAAGGTGCGATCTGCCGGAGCCGCCTGCTCACGGTCACCACTACCCTCAGGCAACAGGGGCGGGATGTCTGGGAGTTCCTGGAGCAGGCCTGGATCGCCCATCACCGCGATGGGGTGATGCCGTCACTGCTGAGCGATCCCTGA
- a CDS encoding DUF4411 family protein: MAYLLDANVFISAKNLHYGFDFCPAFWQWLDDCNADGTVFSVEKVGDEVQAGADDLSTWAAARGARFFLPLSPGVVPSLAAVSAWATAQSYDPAAVSTFLSIADYYLVSQAHAGSHTVVTHEKPRASIKIIKIPDACIGLGIRCITPYEMLRNERACFVLGTGGPP, translated from the coding sequence ATGGCCTACCTGCTGGATGCCAATGTCTTCATCTCAGCCAAGAACCTTCACTATGGGTTCGATTTCTGCCCGGCATTCTGGCAATGGCTGGACGATTGCAACGCGGATGGAACGGTCTTCAGTGTCGAGAAGGTTGGAGATGAAGTGCAGGCAGGGGCCGATGATCTGTCCACTTGGGCAGCTGCGAGAGGAGCGCGTTTCTTCTTGCCACTTAGCCCTGGCGTAGTGCCATCGCTGGCGGCTGTCAGTGCTTGGGCCACTGCGCAGAGCTACGACCCGGCGGCAGTGAGCACGTTTCTGAGCATCGCTGATTATTATCTGGTTTCCCAGGCTCACGCAGGTTCGCACACGGTTGTTACCCATGAGAAGCCGCGTGCCTCCATCAAGATAATTAAGATCCCTGATGCCTGTATAGGCCTGGGCATTCGATGCATCACTCCCTACGAGATGCTCCGCAATGAACGTGCTTGCTTTGTATTGGGGACTGGAGGCCCACCATGA
- a CDS encoding thermonuclease family protein: MASRWLTLLLALVVTLPAAGSAQTRQAEVLSIGDGDTMRVRQGGRPVTIRLACIDAPETAQNPYGQQARRYLQQRLPIGRVVALGVKTTDRYGRLVAEVIADINIGLAMVEDGQAFTYRRYLSGCDAKEYLDAEFRASRRRYGVWQVEGGITRPWDFRRGRSAAEIPDGTTPGGRRYRCSEIGSYDRAQELLRQGHTYLDSNGDGQACESLR, translated from the coding sequence ATGGCATCGCGCTGGCTGACCCTGCTGCTGGCCCTCGTGGTCACCTTGCCGGCTGCCGGATCGGCCCAGACCAGGCAGGCGGAGGTGCTCTCCATCGGCGACGGCGACACGATGCGCGTCCGCCAGGGCGGCCGGCCGGTCACTATTCGGCTGGCCTGCATCGATGCTCCAGAGACAGCCCAGAACCCCTATGGCCAGCAGGCCCGCCGCTATCTGCAGCAGCGTTTGCCGATCGGCCGCGTCGTAGCGCTCGGCGTCAAGACCACGGATCGCTATGGCCGCCTGGTGGCTGAGGTGATCGCAGACATCAACATCGGTCTGGCGATGGTGGAAGACGGCCAGGCGTTCACCTATCGCCGCTACCTGAGCGGCTGTGATGCCAAGGAGTATCTCGATGCCGAGTTCCGGGCCAGCCGGCGCCGCTACGGGGTCTGGCAGGTGGAGGGCGGCATCACCCGCCCCTGGGACTTCCGCCGGGGCCGCAGTGCCGCGGAGATCCCCGATGGCACCACTCCCGGTGGGCGGCGATACCGCTGCAGCGAGATCGGCTCCTACGACCGTGCTCAGGAGCTGCTGCGCCAGGGACACACCTATCTCGACAGCAACGGCGATGGGCAAGCCTGTGAATCGTTGCGATGA
- a CDS encoding helix-turn-helix domain-containing protein encodes MRGHRNAEALIQRGESKTLEFKSTLRWSLKENRKDDKGVTHAALKSIAAFLNTEGGDLLIGVADDGSIVGTELDQLESDDKFLRHLAQVVRNGLGDRAGTCIDPHSQTIDGKTVCVVSCQRSPEPVFLQWKGVEASPEGDFFVRSGPGTVKLPPESAQEFIRTRFPVHKASE; translated from the coding sequence CTGCGCGGCCATCGCAATGCCGAAGCCCTGATCCAGCGCGGTGAATCCAAAACCCTCGAATTCAAGTCCACCCTGCGCTGGAGCCTCAAGGAGAACCGCAAGGACGACAAGGGCGTCACCCACGCCGCCCTGAAATCCATCGCCGCCTTCCTTAACACCGAAGGAGGCGATCTGCTGATCGGCGTCGCCGACGATGGTTCGATTGTGGGCACTGAGCTCGACCAGCTCGAAAGCGACGACAAGTTCTTGCGTCACCTGGCCCAAGTGGTGCGCAACGGCCTCGGCGATCGCGCCGGCACCTGTATCGACCCACACAGCCAGACCATCGACGGCAAGACCGTGTGCGTGGTGAGCTGTCAGCGCAGTCCGGAGCCGGTGTTCCTGCAGTGGAAGGGGGTGGAGGCCTCGCCGGAAGGAGATTTCTTCGTGCGCAGTGGTCCTGGAACGGTGAAGCTCCCGCCGGAGAGCGCCCAGGAGTTCATCCGCACAAGATTCCCTGTGCACAAGGCAAGCGAGTGA
- a CDS encoding alpha/beta family hydrolase: MTAEATTTAPRLIDGPEVAPASVLLAHGAGAPMDSPFMAAIASGLAESGWRVVRFEFPYMARQRILERRQGPDRMPVLQEAFRQQVQLEKTERPGRPLFIGGKSMGGRVASLLADELAASDGVRGCLCLGYPFHPPGKPLKLRTEHLADLHIPTLILQGERDSFGRREEVETYSLSPQVQLRWIPSGDHSFKPTRSSGLSEAENWATAVALSDRFLRQLLNC; encoded by the coding sequence ATGACGGCTGAGGCCACCACCACCGCGCCGCGGTTGATCGATGGACCTGAGGTCGCGCCGGCAAGCGTGCTGCTGGCCCATGGAGCTGGAGCGCCGATGGACAGCCCGTTCATGGCGGCCATCGCCAGCGGACTGGCCGAGTCGGGCTGGCGGGTGGTGCGCTTCGAGTTTCCGTACATGGCCCGGCAGCGAATACTGGAGCGCCGCCAGGGGCCTGATCGGATGCCGGTGCTGCAAGAGGCGTTCCGCCAGCAGGTGCAGCTGGAGAAGACGGAGCGACCGGGCCGGCCGCTGTTCATCGGTGGCAAGTCGATGGGCGGCCGGGTGGCCAGCCTGCTGGCCGATGAGCTGGCCGCCAGTGATGGCGTGCGCGGCTGCCTGTGCCTGGGCTATCCCTTCCACCCGCCCGGCAAGCCGCTGAAGCTGCGCACCGAGCACCTGGCCGACCTGCACATTCCAACCCTGATCCTGCAAGGGGAGCGGGACAGCTTCGGGCGCCGCGAGGAGGTGGAGACCTACAGCCTGTCGCCGCAGGTGCAGCTGCGCTGGATCCCCAGCGGTGACCACAGCTTCAAGCCCACCCGCAGCTCCGGCCTCAGCGAAGCGGAGAACTGGGCCACGGCGGTGGCCTTGAGCGATCGGTTCCTGCGGCAGCTGCTCAACTGCTGA
- a CDS encoding ImmA/IrrE family metallo-endopeptidase, whose translation MTRVAVEGTMLSWARERAGRTRESLTPKFSRLAEWEHGEVQPTLKQLEAFAKAVHVPIGYLFLREPPEEPVPIPDFRTVADQPLRRATPDLLDTVYLCQQRQEWYRDDARQAGAEPLPFVGSLALGADVIRSAASIRAALGLDLEAQSRLPTWTNALRAFIEKADALGVLVMVSGVVGSNNRRPLDPEEFRGFALADPVAPLVFINGADTKAAQMFTLAHELAHLWLGESALSDARAAEAPTQAVERWCNKVAAEMLVPLSVFSAVHDLEADLRGELDRLARRFKVSTLVVLRRMHDAGSLTGDAYWRAFNDEVERLQELPGGSGGNFYLTLGARVSKRFARAVVSSTLEGRSSFTEAFRLLGFKKMNTFKELSNGLGVAF comes from the coding sequence ATGACCCGCGTGGCAGTCGAGGGCACCATGCTCTCGTGGGCGCGCGAGCGCGCTGGGAGAACCAGAGAAAGTCTCACGCCCAAATTTTCCCGCCTCGCGGAATGGGAGCACGGAGAAGTGCAGCCCACCCTGAAGCAGCTGGAGGCTTTTGCCAAAGCTGTTCATGTTCCGATCGGCTATCTGTTCCTACGCGAACCCCCCGAAGAGCCTGTACCGATTCCTGATTTCCGCACCGTTGCGGACCAACCCCTCCGCCGCGCGACCCCAGACCTTCTGGACACGGTGTATCTGTGCCAACAGCGCCAGGAGTGGTACCGGGATGATGCCCGGCAGGCAGGCGCTGAGCCGTTGCCCTTCGTGGGATCTCTTGCGCTTGGTGCTGATGTGATTCGCAGCGCCGCCTCCATTCGTGCAGCCCTCGGCTTGGATCTGGAGGCTCAGAGCCGCCTGCCGACATGGACCAATGCCCTGCGCGCCTTCATTGAGAAAGCGGATGCGCTTGGCGTTCTTGTGATGGTGAGTGGAGTCGTGGGCAGCAACAACCGGCGTCCGCTCGATCCTGAGGAGTTCCGCGGCTTTGCCCTGGCCGATCCCGTGGCGCCACTCGTGTTCATCAATGGAGCCGATACCAAGGCGGCGCAGATGTTCACCCTGGCCCATGAGCTGGCCCATCTCTGGCTGGGCGAAAGTGCCCTCTCCGATGCCCGTGCCGCAGAGGCCCCCACCCAGGCCGTGGAGCGGTGGTGCAACAAGGTGGCTGCCGAGATGCTCGTACCTCTCAGCGTGTTCTCGGCAGTCCATGATCTCGAAGCTGATCTGCGCGGTGAGCTCGATCGCCTGGCGAGGCGATTCAAGGTCAGCACGTTGGTGGTGCTGCGGCGGATGCACGATGCAGGCAGCTTGACAGGGGATGCCTATTGGCGGGCATTCAACGACGAAGTTGAGCGGCTTCAAGAGCTTCCCGGTGGCAGTGGTGGAAACTTCTATCTCACCCTGGGGGCAAGGGTCAGCAAGCGATTCGCCCGAGCGGTGGTGAGCAGCACCCTGGAGGGGCGCTCTTCCTTCACAGAGGCATTCCGGCTGTTGGGATTCAAGAAGATGAACACATTCAAAGAGCTCAGCAACGGCCTTGGAGTTGCGTTCTGA
- a CDS encoding DUF4236 domain-containing protein — translation MGFRFRRSTHLGPLRFNFAKGGLSSISVGGRGASFNIPVARSGGPRTTVGLPGTGLSWSVEHSGEPITRPAAIPAGSAAGLPNSRRLKPGQLDALKQSCLTMLREQLLHPGSSTQQLWELGLVSRLLVDPAIGARTTGLLAVIETPEAMEDYLLRAQGQDDLKRRAHRCIEAAQEAVRLAQGRGWL, via the coding sequence ATGGGCTTCCGCTTCCGCCGCTCCACCCACCTCGGCCCCTTGCGCTTCAACTTCGCCAAGGGTGGGCTCAGCTCGATCTCCGTCGGTGGCCGCGGCGCGTCGTTCAACATCCCGGTGGCCAGGTCCGGTGGCCCCCGCACCACGGTGGGGTTACCTGGCACCGGTCTGAGCTGGAGCGTCGAGCACAGCGGGGAACCAATCACCCGGCCAGCAGCGATCCCAGCCGGGTCTGCCGCAGGTCTGCCCAACAGCCGTCGTCTCAAGCCCGGTCAGCTCGATGCGCTCAAGCAGAGCTGCCTGACCATGCTGCGTGAGCAGCTTCTGCATCCCGGCAGCAGCACCCAGCAGCTCTGGGAGCTGGGCCTGGTGAGCCGCCTGCTGGTCGATCCTGCAATCGGCGCCCGAACCACAGGCCTTCTGGCCGTGATCGAAACACCAGAAGCGATGGAGGACTATCTGCTGCGGGCCCAGGGCCAGGACGATCTCAAACGCCGTGCCCATCGCTGCATCGAGGCAGCCCAGGAAGCAGTCCGCTTGGCCCAAGGTCGGGGATGGCTGTAG